The Erythrobacter litoralis HTCC2594 nucleotide sequence CGGTCGATACCAGGACTACCGGTGTGGAGGCCACCGCGCGCTGGTCGGCCAGCCTCAGTCCGGAAACGCGGGCAAGCATGGATGTCGGCTTCGCGCTCTATGACACGGAATTGGAAAGTCTCCGCGCCAATCCGGTGCTGCCGACTCTGCCGTTGCTCGGCGAGAAGTCGATCTTGTTCCTGACCGAAGCGCAGCCGCGCGACAAGCTAACCGTGCAGGCTGTCGTCGAGCACCGGTCAGTGAGCGCACGTGCAGCGCTGACCCGTTTCGGCACCTACACCTCGCAACCGCTCGTGGAGACGCAGACCTTCGATGGCGGCACGTCATTCGACCTGTCGCTGAGCTACGCCCTGTCTTCCGCGATCATGCTTACCGCCGGCGTGCAGAACCTGTTCGACGACCGGCCGGAAGAGATTGCTGATCAGGCGCGCTTCATCGCCGCAACCGGCGGCAGCTTTCCCACGGGCGAGGAGACGCCGCTCGGCGTCAACGGGCGTAGCTATTTCGTGCAGCTACGAGGGAATTTCTGATGGTGTCGCGTCGCGCATTGCTTGGCCGGACGGCGCTGGCGCTGGCTGCGTCTCGCTTCCTGTCTCCGGTAACGGCCATCGCTGTGCAACCGCAACCATATGCCGATGGCGATCCCTTTATGCTCGGCGTCGCCTCGGGCGATCCGCGTCCTGATGGGTTCGTGCTCTGGACTCGGCCTTTGGGTCTGTCGGGCACTGCTACGGTCGGTGTGGAGATCGCCGACGACGATGGTTTCCGCAGGATCGTGCGCAGTGGTTCGGTCACCGCAAGTCCTGCGCGCGGGCACGCAGTGCATGTGGAGCCGGTCGACCTCGATCCAGCACGCACTTATTTCTACCGTTTTCACCTCGATGGAGCGACGAGCCCCATCGGTCGCACAGCCACGATCGATCCGCAGGCCACGCGCATGCGCCTCGCGCTCGCGGCCTGCCAGCATTGGGAACATGGCTGGTTTTCCGCCTATCGGGACATGGTCGCGCAGGAGATCAATGTTCTCCTGCATGTCGGAGACTACATCTACGAGAAGTCTTTCGGGACCGGCCCCGACGTTCGCAGTTTCGGCGCGCCCGATCCGTTCACGCTGGACGAGTATCGCGTTCGTCATGCGCTCTACCGCACCGATCCCGATCTGCAGGCCGCCACCGCTGCCTTCCCGATCATCGCGACCTGGGACGATCACGAGGTAGAGAATGACTATGCCTCGCTTCAGGGCAGCGTCACAGAAGACCCTGCCGCTTTCGTTGCGCGCAGGGCCGCTGCCTATCAGGCATGGTTCGAACACATGCCGATATCGCCGCGCCGCTTAACACCGCATGGCGCGGCGGACATTGTGCGCAGATTCGAATGGGGCGCCCTAGCCAGCCTCTCGGTTCTCGACTGCCGCCAGTTCCGCACGTCGCAGCCGTGTGGACGCGGCGGGCAGGTGATCGCGGACTGCGCGGAGGTCTTCGATCCGGTGGCGACCATGCTCGGGCTCGAACAGGAGGCGTGGTTGCGCGATCGCCTGGCGAACGAGCGCACCCGTTGGAGCCTGATCGGTCAGGCGACGATGGTCTCGCGGCTGCCCTTGCCGGGCGGAGGCGATGCGCGCTGGTCCGATATCTGGGATGGCTACGCCGCCTCTCGCGACCGCCTGATCGCTGCACTGCGCCAGCCGGCGGTGCGCAATGCGGTGCTGCTTGGCGGCGACGTCCATTCCTTCTGGGCCAACGACATCCCATCCGATCCGGAGCGGATGGAAGGGCCGGTGGTCGCGAGCGAGATCGTCACGTCCTGTCTCGCCTCGCGCAGCGGCCCCGAAGAGCTCTTCACAGGCATCCAGGGCCGCAATCCGCAGGTCCGCTTCCATGATAATGATAACGCCGGATACACTCTGCTCGACATCGATGCTGAACGGATCGACGGCCGGTTTCGCGCAGTTCGTGATCTGACGGATCCCAATAGCGCCAGCTTCGATTTGCGCCGGTTCGCTATCGAGGACAGGGCGCCCGGGGTGAGAATTTAGTTTTGAAATGAGCGTTTAGGCTTTGTAGATCGTACGAATCTAACTTCCGAAACGCTATTGGGGGATGCCGGGTTGAGCTTTTTGGTTCTCGCCAAACGTGAGCGTACAGCTTGACGGGCGAGATGCTCCAGATTGGCAGAGCCCCGGCAGATTGGTTCGATCCCGAATTACGTCGATACTCGTCAATGAATGCAGTCATCGCTTTACTGCTCCGCCTGGTCAAAATATCACGACGCTTTGCGCACAGCCTCATTAGTACGCTGCAGTCCACGGTTCTCGCTCTCCAGAGTTCTCACCTTTGACAGCCCGCTCGGCGGATACTTCAACACAAGTATTGCTGTCAGCCTTGGCCGGGCTCCCTGCTTCCGCCGTCTGACGAACTATCAATTGAGCGGCCCTAGCACGTGCGACAAGTTCTCCTTACCCATCGATTGTGAGGTTCGACTGGAATGAGACCCATGACGTCTGTCACGATCATACGTGGCAAGGCGGTCCGACTCTGAAACCAGTGGAGAGAGCACTGCGGCTCATGTCACGAAAGTTTCGATCGAGATACATGGCGGCGGCGCGTCGTTCGCCATTGCTGCAAGATTGTCCGTTTCTGATTCGGCCCGGCCGACTTGACGGTCGGCTCGGGTGGCGGTGTGTTCGAGAAGCGCGGCGAGGGCATTGCCTGAATGATTCCATCGATTTTCTTGTAGATTTGTCGGGCCGCCATATGCGGATGCGAAGCGGCTTCGTCCGGATCTAACACCGGCGCGAAACATGCATCGGTCCCCTCCAGCAAGGTCATCCATTCGTCGCGCGTCCTTCGTCGGAATAGTTCCTCGAACCGATGTCTGAGGTCTGGCCAGCAGGCCGGATCGTAGCCGTTTGCAAAATCCGGTTGATCCGCAATGCCCAGCTTCTGGCAAAGCAATGTGTAAAATTTCGGTTCGAGCGACCCCAGAGAGAT carries:
- a CDS encoding alkaline phosphatase D family protein, which translates into the protein MVSRRALLGRTALALAASRFLSPVTAIAVQPQPYADGDPFMLGVASGDPRPDGFVLWTRPLGLSGTATVGVEIADDDGFRRIVRSGSVTASPARGHAVHVEPVDLDPARTYFYRFHLDGATSPIGRTATIDPQATRMRLALAACQHWEHGWFSAYRDMVAQEINVLLHVGDYIYEKSFGTGPDVRSFGAPDPFTLDEYRVRHALYRTDPDLQAATAAFPIIATWDDHEVENDYASLQGSVTEDPAAFVARRAAAYQAWFEHMPISPRRLTPHGAADIVRRFEWGALASLSVLDCRQFRTSQPCGRGGQVIADCAEVFDPVATMLGLEQEAWLRDRLANERTRWSLIGQATMVSRLPLPGGGDARWSDIWDGYAASRDRLIAALRQPAVRNAVLLGGDVHSFWANDIPSDPERMEGPVVASEIVTSCLASRSGPEELFTGIQGRNPQVRFHDNDNAGYTLLDIDAERIDGRFRAVRDLTDPNSASFDLRRFAIEDRAPGVRI